The Pseudanabaena sp. ABRG5-3 genome includes the window ATTAGGAGAAGTTAAAGTTGTTTTAAGAGATCTAATTTCTTCTCTAATATCTGCTACACGACTATTGATTGCATTAAGCTGTCTCCTTTTAATCTCAAGGGTTTGCATTTCACTTTGACGCATTGCTTTAAATATTTTGAGCTGCTCTTCAATGAATTCCACATTTTGATCTATTGTCATTGGGTTGCTAACTTCTTGAGGTGCAATCAGTGAATCGCTAATATGTTGATGACAAGTTGGACAAGTTCCAGAATTAACTTGTAGATCAGTTACTGAACCGAGATTTGATAATGTTTGAAGATCTTTATGTTTAGACAATTCTTCTTCTAAAGAAAAAATTCTAGATTGAAGAGAATCAACGCTAATTGTAGAATTTTCAATTTCTTCAAATTTAATTCGTAATTGCATCTCAATATTTAATTTCTCTATATTTTTCTGCTCCAATTGCTCATTAACAATTTCGGAAATTTCATTAACAACAGGAATTTCTTGGGCTTCCAAAGACGCAAGTTGTTGTTCAAAATCTAAAATAGCTTGCCCTATACTTATCCAATCGTTAGCATAAGATACTAAAACTGCTGGTTGAATAGTCGGCGGCCAAATTGATATTGGTTGTGATGGTAAATTATCGATAGTTGCATTAATGCTTGCAGCCAGACGATTACATTCTGAGACTTTGTTAGACCAATGAGATTTTAAATTTGCTTCTTGTTGTTTAAGCAGTACTTTTTGAGTAGCAATTTCTTGAGCATCTAAGTTAAAAATAAACTCAAATGCTCTTTTATTCAAATCTTTTATCCGAAAATAAGTTGGAAATCTATTGCGTAAATTTGACCATCCATGTTTTTGTTCAACAAATAGGAATGGAAATATTGTCTCAATATAAAGTGTGATTTCAGTTTCGTCATAGGTTGGTACTGTTGGAAGTTGCCATCCAATAAATTCTGCTAAAAAATGGTGAAATCCTCTTTCTCTAGAAGCTGATCCACTTCGCCTCACAAAATAGTCAGTGGAAAGACAAGAAATATTAGGTTGAGACAATATTGCATCTTCCCAAACAGTAATTAAATGAATATTTTGATTGCCTTTTATTTGGCGACGTATTGTTATATTTTTAGAACCATTTGACACTTCAAGTAACACCTCAGATTCCAAAACTGGATATCTTACATTTTGATATTCCAGAAGATCAGTAACTACTGAAGGTAAAGGAATATTATGTTGTGGACTAATCATGCCTTCTAGACCTAAAGCATAAATAATC containing:
- a CDS encoding AAA family ATPase, giving the protein MSLQIRYLRIRVFTPAGLFGVDIPFREGLFVLHADNTSGKSTCLQSIIYALGLEGMISPQHNIPLPSVVTDLLEYQNVRYPVLESEVLLEVSNGSKNITIRRQIKGNQNIHLITVWEDAILSQPNISCLSTDYFVRRSGSASRERGFHHFLAEFIGWQLPTVPTYDETEITLYIETIFPFLFVEQKHGWSNLRNRFPTYFRIKDLNKRAFEFIFNLDAQEIATQKVLLKQQEANLKSHWSNKVSECNRLAASINATIDNLPSQPISIWPPTIQPAVLVSYANDWISIGQAILDFEQQLASLEAQEIPVVNEISEIVNEQLEQKNIEKLNIEMQLRIKFEEIENSTISVDSLQSRIFSLEEELSKHKDLQTLSNLGSVTDLQVNSGTCPTCHQHISDSLIAPQEVSNPMTIDQNVEFIEEQLKIFKAMRQSEMQTLEIKRRQLNAINSRVADIREEIRSLKTTLTSPNNSPSYFAIEERIRLKDKIRHTKSVREQIDVLLGSFEPLSDDWNEVQEMIRRLPKGILSNEDTAKIRDLEVCFQQQLTEYNFSSLNISEVKISNTSYFPEYEGFDLRFDLSASDYIRIFWAYLLGLLEVSRSHQTNHLGLLILDEPRQQSARETSIEAFLRRASNSLQYNQQVIIATSESRDVLEAHLENIPHTLRQFDERIIAPIE